A single Xylanimonas cellulosilytica DSM 15894 DNA region contains:
- the purE gene encoding 5-(carboxyamino)imidazole ribonucleotide mutase has translation MGSDSDWPTMEAAATALDELGVPYEADVVSAHRMPVEMIEYGRSASSRGLRVIIAGAGGAAHLPGMLAAVTPLPVIGVPVPLRYLDGMDSLLSIVQMPAGVPVATVSIGGARNAGLLAARILGAGTTDEDAALRTRMEAFQADLAEVAHAKGAALRARRAGGPTGFTA, from the coding sequence ATGGGTTCCGACTCCGACTGGCCCACCATGGAGGCGGCCGCCACCGCCCTCGACGAGCTCGGCGTGCCGTACGAGGCCGACGTCGTCTCCGCGCACCGCATGCCCGTCGAGATGATCGAGTACGGCCGCTCCGCGTCGTCGCGCGGGCTGCGCGTGATCATCGCGGGCGCCGGGGGGGCGGCTCACCTGCCGGGCATGCTCGCCGCGGTGACGCCGCTGCCGGTGATCGGCGTGCCGGTGCCGCTGCGCTACCTGGACGGCATGGACTCGCTGCTGTCGATCGTGCAGATGCCGGCGGGTGTCCCGGTGGCGACGGTGTCGATCGGCGGCGCCCGCAACGCGGGCCTGCTCGCGGCGCGCATCCTGGGCGCCGGCACCACGGACGAGGACGCGGCGCTGCGCACCCGCATGGAGGCCTTCCAGGCCGACCTGGCCGAGGTGGCCCACGCCAAGGGTGCCGCGCTGCGCGCCCGCCGCGCCGGCGGCCCGACGGGCTTCACCGCCTGA